The genomic interval ttttatgacaggtGTGTTGCGTCAAATGGAACAAAATataacataatgttgctttaatcaaAACTGCAGCAGCCACATGAGGACATTTTGGACTTCAGTGTGCTTAACTCCTCCTGAGGACGTCCACAGTGCCCTGCTGAGAGCACTTTGTACAGGTGAGCTGTTGTGGAGGTCTGCCCTCactgcaggtctctctgtctgctcgtCCATACAGAGCTGCCTGCACACTGATCACACCGCTGTCTGTTACACAGAgtggaattttaaaaaaaagactgaaaggGTGACAGTCGCCCTTTTTAggtagaaaaggtggcacatttgctccaatgtaaaggcggcaatgtgccgccgcgtctttctttatttttggtaTCCTGCAACTTCCTTTATCCAACCCACAGAGCTCTGATCCTACATatgatcaagaaaataaatgcCACTGGGAAATATTCAACAAGGATCCTGCAGAAAGTCTCTGCATGCCTCAACATGGATTGATTGGTCTGTTTAGGTCATCCAACAGGCCGTCATTTGAATAGAATTATTGTGTTTATGAAATTAAGTATTTTAGTCTTGTTCGTTGATCAGAGCTGTGTATAAAAGCTGGCGTGAGCTTCCCCCCAGGCGCCTGGATATTTATaagaaaaatatctgttttcagTAATATTGTTGGTAAATTAGAACTTGGGCTATTTAAGACACATGTACTTTACAGCTAATAGAGGCAGTTCCAGGTCATCTGCAGGCTTAGGAAAAATTcaggtgagaaaaataaataaataattcagtgtgcTCAGACTCCTATTGATCAATGATAGAAGCATTTACTGAGCTTCTGACAGCTCGGGGAGGAACAATCAGGGTATAACCTTTCAAAAGATCCCAAAACGATGGTTCACCCACAACTTTGTATTAACTTTGGGTTGGATGGGGATACACGTTGTAATGTTTCATCCAGGACTGTTACTTTTACTACTTAAAGTCAGCCAGTCAGTTTTTCTTCCTGTCCAACGTTCTTCCTAAAACAGAGAATGGGGGTGTGGTTGGTCACTAACATCACTAGCATGGATTAGCAACAGCATTTATATTGGCATGGACCAGCAGCATGAATAATAGCAGGGATAGTgctagctgtcactcaaactgAAGTTCTCCTTGTGTATTGATGGGCTGCAGAGTTGATTCATGGTCAAACTGTaacctgtactgtacatttactgctACTAGACAACTTATCTGCTAAAGTTCACCCTCTGCTCCGGTCACTAACACCGGTCTGCTCCAGGTCTCTTGCTTGACCACTAACACACTGCTCACCGCCCTGATTCTTAAAGGAGCCGCACAGCTTTTATAACCCTGTTGGAATGATGTATGACTCACAGACTCTACTATAGTCATATGTCATTATTACATATTAGTAACATCTTAAATTAAGTGACTTTGAGCACGTTATGTTATTTGTCTACAAACATTTGCCTCATCAACACTGCCAAGAAAAGGACTCAGAAATATTGtacaaatatcaaaatacaatGAAGGGGGGCTTTAAGTTAAAAATActtgttacacacacacacacacacacacacacaattaaagaAACGTATTATGCTGAAAGAATATTTctatttcagtgtatttttgtactccgtgtacacaaacaatgttctcaatgctcgtgttgatgtgtagagaccctggtgatactacgagcaaagtttcatgttgtgtcgagacttcttactgttttaaaaatattaattttaatgctagcgtaaaagtgccccttgcACTGAGAAAATGAGCTTTACCTGAatacgaaaatacagtaaatctttaaaatgcctcttttgtcgtaattatgcttttacatgaaggtttgactcaggtacattcacagaaaaagtctcggttgctttttggcgagagtttcactttaagttaaaaatactttttacatCACACTCAGTTTTGTCTGTCATAGTGTGTCTGATAGCTTTCACCTCTCTGACAGTAAGTGTGACACTCTGATcaccaaatacacacacacacacacacacacacacacacacacacacacacacacacaaaattaaagAAACGTATTATGcttaaagaatatttttatttcagtgtatttttgttttttgtattgattGTAATTGAAATTAAAGATAGTGAATATATGACAGCAAATgagaaacaaatcaaaaatgttaaatcataGTTTAATGAGGCAATTTCCTATGTTGCCATTTACTGATTTGGTGGATTTTGATTTGAAGGATTAAATGAAAAGTGAATCATCAGAGAAAGTTTGCTCTTATTTAAGTGTAAGATCAAAGACAAAGTAACGTCGTCATGGTGGAAGTGGCATCATCTCGGTACACATGAGGGCAGATGGAGGACGGAGGCATCAACGCCCCCCGACACAAACAGAAGGCAACTTGGCATCACAGAGATAATCATTCCAATATTCCCCTGTAAAAGGAAAAGAGTTGCTGAGTACAAGAGCACAAATGTCTTTGCATTTAATAACTTATTGTACTGATCAGAGTGAATTTAAATATTGTGCTTATTCAACAgacaaattaagaaaaacattaacacaatttTTGTCCATGTTTCCTCTCAATTAAAAATACCATTAGGAAGTTTAGAAATAATATTTGTACCTATGTAGTTGATGTGGGTACAGTGTTCTTTATCACCCTTGTTGCTGGGCTCCCCGCTACCCCAGCGACTGAAGACAAACCTCGACCCATCAGTCCACAGCCACTTTCCCTCCTGGAAGAGAAAGCTGATTGCTGAACAGCTGCATTGTTGCAGTTTACAGATTTGTCTGTAGTCAACAAGTGTAAAAATGACTCACCTGAATTGCATCAGACAGACCGATCCAGGCCCACTTATCAGAGCCCAAGGCTTTTTTAACCATTCCGCTGATCCAGTTGTGATCATTGATGTTGTGGATTGAGGCCAGGTTCCCACCAATGCTAATGCAGTTACGCTGATGGAGGAGACGGTGGtagaaaacagagacacaaagtcAATATGGAACATCTGAGAGGATGTACGCAGAGTAGAATacagaagaggagagacagacaaacaggttCTGAAAAGCTAAGACTTGATCATCGATCATTTGAAGTCCAATAAAGAGAGATTAACTACGCACCTCTGCATCAGCCATCGTCAGTTCATTGGTTTGAACGATGAAACAGCGCGAGCCAAACAGAGACCAACCAGAAGGACAGTCTGcatcacagttttcatgttAGACAGACAAACCATTCAACCATTCTAACCATTCATTAGACTACTCAAATATTAACTAAAATTATTGACAGAATGGGCATTTTCTGCATTGATCAGAGTAGGTGGTGGTGTGTTGGTGAACTGCTCTGTGTAATGACTCGAGCAAACCacatgatgtaatgtgttctgGATGAACTTCTGTCACTGGACAAAGTTGAAAGTTGCAGCTAcctacctgcagcagcagcagacacctgTGAACATGAACAAGACATTCATTAAATCAGCGCAGAATGACTTTCTTGTAGTTACATTAAGAAGTAGAAGTAGACAAAGAATTATTACTGACGTCCAACTGTCCAACGACCAAACAGAGGAGCACAATGAGAGGAAGAGCTGACGCCATCTCTAGAAAGTTATATTAAAGAAGTTCGGTTGTTGAGATATCAACTGACAATCAAAATTACAGTAACTTATAGGTCCTGGTTATATGCTTCAGTTATGTAGTTTTGTCACAGTATCTCTGATAAGTGCATTTACTTTTAGTTTAACAGAAGAATATAAGTAGGACACTCAAATAAACTTCTTTCTTGGAAGGGAAGGAAGCACTATAAACAACTTCAACCTAGAAAGAGATCGCCTCAGTAAGTGGACACAATGCAATCAgatgatatattttgtttttctacgaTTACCTGTAAATCAGCACTGGGTAACTGTCCTTTTCTAAAAGTCTTTTCTGTGCAGCTGGTGCTGTGATGAAAGACAAAGTTAAAACCTTACCGTGTTGATGATCAGATTCAAGTTGCTCGTGCAGTAGCAGGTTGAAGGATGTCTTGGCAAAGAGAACGCAGCCTTTATATAGTTTTTCTGGGTGCTTGTTTCTTTATCTTGATTGTCATCCATCGACCACAAGACTGTCTGTTGTTTTACTAAGTATTGTTTTACATATTGCCACAGCACTGAGTAAATTTGTTCCTCAAACAATTCACTAAATCATTCTGGTTACTTGAGACATCAGCTCCATTCGATACGGCGTGAAGAACAATAGAGTGATCTGTCGCAGTATACCCTCTACTGTTACACATAGACGTGTTTCATATGAAATTCGTTTCTAGTGTCAATATACTTGTGGAGAAAATGAATAACGTTTCCTCCTCAAGGACAACCTGTTGACACTTTCTGGTAATACAATCTTACGAGCAAACAAATGAACACCTTACATTTGAATGCCTCCACGCACCAGTTAAGTAGCAGTATTGACTTGAATGATTCCAGGGAATAACTTCCAGTCAGACACATGCCGCCTACACTTGGAGATCATTTTTACAGAGGACTACAGAGGACTGATAGAGCGCTTCACCACATGGTGCAACAATCACCTGAAAATCAAGATCAACAAAACCGATGACCTTGTGCTTGAATGCTGAGCTATGTCTGTTATCATGTAAGTTCATTAAGAGAAAATTCAGAACCTGACAGAATGTGAAACACAATCAGCCCTTCTTTTCCTGAGTTGTGGCATTGAATATGGgtcccaaatatcagttttcagtcttccTGATTTTCCAATAATCCTTATCAGCCCCAAAAAAGGCGTAACAGTCGACCCTGCAAATGTCTAttagaataaaatgatgaagcGGTGGCATTTTATATCTAAAAGGTCGacttcactgtgatgtcataATAATctgctaaaaacacatttctggccattattcaatGTTGGGGAAATTTTTTTCGAAATTTTAATTTCAAGTGTTTTTGCTATAAAcctgttttgtgacatcacaaagacaTTCGACCACCAGATCAAATCATTTCATCCTTGGGTCCAACTGGACGTTTCTGCCAAATTTGAGGAAATTCCCTCGAGGTGATCATGAGATGCTGGATCAGCAGTGCAGGCATTAAAATACTCTCAAATGTCATTATTCTAGCTTGTCATCATAACATCTGCTGTGGTTATGTAGAATCATCCAAACATGtatctacaaaaaaaataaacaaatataacaTATTTACTTTTATGAAGCTGTTAACAGAAAACGTGTTTCATACAGTGAATATTGAAACTCAAAGTAGTGTGtaatgcactctactgagtgccgttctagtttatttatttattttgtctcatgACAAACTGTAGCTCATTATTAATATGCACTGATACATAACTGCCAACCTGAATTCAAATGCAGGCCACCTGTCAGGAGCTTCATTGTGTCATGTCGCATGTTGACTGACACTAAAGGGTTtgcacacaacaaacatgacgATGGTGGCTGTATGTAGATTCCTCTCACCTGCCCCGAGCTGCATTTCTTCAACAGGAATCATTTTGTGCCTGTCTTaatggaaacacacagtcattacCTGAATTTTTGGAGGAGTTAATAATGCTTTCTTAAATCTTCTGGTACCTGTGTTTACTCATCGtgctctgtttattttcactctTCTATTTGCTCTGTATACAGAACTGACTCCAGATATCACATGTGACATCTGGTGAGgaggtgacaaaaacaacagagttgGAGAACATTTCCTTGTGTGCAGGTCACCGCCTCTGCACTTTCACTCTGCAGTGGCAAATTTCTTTTAACACTTTCTCCTCTGACCTGCTTCATCTCTCTGctatgatatacatgttctttgcAAGTGT from Sparus aurata chromosome 7, fSpaAur1.1, whole genome shotgun sequence carries:
- the LOC115584601 gene encoding galactose-specific lectin nattectin-like isoform X3 yields the protein MASALPLIVLLCLVVGQLDVSAAADCPSGWSLFGSRCFIVQTNELTMADAERNCISIGGNLASIHNINDHNWISGMVKKALGSDKWAWIGLSDAIQEGKWLWTDGSRFVFSRWGSGEPSNKGDKEHCTHINYIGEYWNDYLCDAKLPSVCVGGR